A region of the Myxococcus stipitatus DSM 14675 genome:
GCACGGATGCTCGCTCGTGCGGGGCGCAGCGTCGTGGTGCTCGAAGCGCGCGACAGGGTGGGCGGCCGCACCTTGAACCAGCGCACCGTGGGGAATCGCCAGGTCGATGGGGGTGGACAGTGGGTGGGGGGGAGTCAGACACGGGTCATGGCGCTCGCGGATGAGCTGGGCATCCAGCGGGTCGCGCAGCACGAGGCCGGGCTTCGCGTCGCCTGCGTCCAAGGCACACGCGTCACGTTCGAGAAGGAGGTTCCCGGTGCGGAGACGCTGCACGTCCAGGCGGTGCTGGAGGGCTTGTCGCGGCAGGTTCCGCTCGAGGCGCCGTGGAGTGCTCCGGGCGCCGCGCTGCTGGATGCGCGGAGCGTCGCGGACTGGCTCCAGGCGAACAACGTCGGGGAGGAGGCGCGAGGCGCCGTGGCCGGGACGATCGGAACCACGCTGAGCGCCCGCCCCGAGAACATCTCCCTGCTCTGGTTCCTCTTCTACCTGCGCTCCGCGGGAGGCTTCACGGCGCTCAACGAGGACGCGCAGCAGTACCGGCTGGAGGGCGGCGCCCAGGCCCTCTCGCTGCGGCTCGCGGAGGCGCTCGCGGGCAGCGTCGTGCTGGGGGCACCCGTTCGCCGCATCAAGGGCTGGTGCACGGACTCCGTGGTGATTCACTCCGACGCGGGCACGGTGCGCGCACGCCGCGCCATCGTCGCGATGATGCCAAGGGACGTGCAGCGCATCGACTTCACGCCCGAGCTTCCACGCTCGCGGGAGGCGCTCCAGCGGTACTGGGGCGCGAGCGCGGGCTTCAAGGTGCACCTCGTCTTCGACCGTCCTTTCTGGCGAGACGAGGGGCTCGCGGGGGTGGGCTTCACGGACTCAGGGGTGGTGGAGTTGACGTTCGACAGCACACCGGCGGATGGCTCGGTGGGCGTCTTGCTGGCCTTCGTGAGTCCCGAGGCGGCGCGACTGCCCGCGACTGTGCGGCGTGCGCGTGTCATCGAGGATGTCACGAAGCTCTTTGGCGAGCAGGCGCGCGTGCCTCGGGACTACCTCGAGCAGGACTGGGCGCGCGAGACATGGAGCGCGGGCTGCGTCTCTCCCCTGCCTCCGGGGCTGATGTCGTCGTGGGGCAGTGCGCTCAAGGCCCCCGCGGGGCGCATCCACTGGGCGGGCACGGAGACATCGGGAGTCTGGTGTGGCTATCTCGACGGAGCCATTCGCGCGGGCGAGCGCGCCGCGGCCGAGGTGCTGTCGCTGCTCTGACGGCTGGGGCGTCGAGCACCTCGCGCGGATGGAGCCCTGCCGCATGCCGTCGGCCTCTGTCCGTCGAAGTGTCCCGCCCGTCGCGGCTCCGGGCGCGCGAGCCAGGTAGAGTGGGGGGACGTGAGAACACCTCGCGCGGACGGAGCCCTGCCATGTCGCATGCCGTCGTCCCCACGCTGGTCGGCGAAGCCTTCTCTCCGTGGACACAGAAGGCTCGCTGGGCCTTGGAGTATTGCGGCGTCGCGTTCACCTATCGCGAGTACGTCCCGACGTTGAGCGAGCCGTGGCTGCGCTGGCGCATGAGGCAACGGGCGGGCTCGGTGTCGGTGCCCGTGCTGCTCGCGGGGGAGGAGGTCGTGCGGGGCTCC
Encoded here:
- a CDS encoding flavin monoamine oxidase family protein, with amino-acid sequence MLGSSEGVAHPRGREVDVAVVGAGLSGLSAARMLARAGRSVVVLEARDRVGGRTLNQRTVGNRQVDGGGQWVGGSQTRVMALADELGIQRVAQHEAGLRVACVQGTRVTFEKEVPGAETLHVQAVLEGLSRQVPLEAPWSAPGAALLDARSVADWLQANNVGEEARGAVAGTIGTTLSARPENISLLWFLFYLRSAGGFTALNEDAQQYRLEGGAQALSLRLAEALAGSVVLGAPVRRIKGWCTDSVVIHSDAGTVRARRAIVAMMPRDVQRIDFTPELPRSREALQRYWGASAGFKVHLVFDRPFWRDEGLAGVGFTDSGVVELTFDSTPADGSVGVLLAFVSPEAARLPATVRRARVIEDVTKLFGEQARVPRDYLEQDWARETWSAGCVSPLPPGLMSSWGSALKAPAGRIHWAGTETSGVWCGYLDGAIRAGERAAAEVLSLL